GGTATAAACTGGGGGTGTTGGTTGATAAGCAACCCGTGGCTGATAAACTGTTGAATAATCAACGGGGGCTTGTTGGGGAGTTTGGTAGTTAGGTTGCTCTGGCGGTCGCTGATACTGAACAGGTGGTGGTTGACTAGGTTGTTGTTGACTGGGCTGTGATTGAGTAGGTGGTTGTGGTGTAGGTGCAACTACATTACCTACAGGAGTGGAACACCAGGGACAAACCTTAGCATTGTTAGGCAGGGCGCGGTTAAAATATTCGCAACTGGGATTAGGGCACCGATTTGCAGGCATAGGAATTTATATCATCAGGCATAGGTTGTAAAGCTACAAGACCTACTTTATTAAGTAAACACTGACCCTGACGAGTGGTTAGCATCTGGGCAAATGTAGAACCACCGGGCAGGCGGCTGCTGTCTTTAGGGTACACTACAAAAATAGGGTATCCCAAGGGGTAGCTTTGGAATGTTGTGACATCAACATAATAATCATCATGTTGACACAAGTCATCTGAGGGATTTATTGAGCGACGATCGCGCCGTTGAAACAGAGGTTGAATCGCTGATTTTTTGCCATCGGCGATCGCTAGCGGATAACCAGTACACTGACTCGAAGTTTTACTGATAATCCCAAAACTGATAATACCAGTGGTTCGCCCCTCTAAAGTCTCGCTGCGGATCTGATTTTGGGTTTTTGTTGTATCCAGTTTAGTAACATTGGCTGCAAATAAAGCTTCGTCTTGAGGGGCATTTTTGAGAACTATTTCTTGAAATTTACTGATTGCTTCCGGTTCAGTTGGGGCAAAAGGTTTTACCGCTAGATTTGGAAGTTTGGGATTAATTTGCTGCCAATTGGTAATTTTACCTGTGTAAATTTGACGCAATTGCTCAAGACTTATTTGCCCCCCAAGAGCATTAGCAAGATTTGAATCTCTTTTGTTAAATGCTACAAAAACAAGTAACCCATCATAAGCAATTGGTTTTTTAGCAAGTTTATCTGTAATCTGGTCTACCAAGCTAGTAATTGCAAAATCTTTTTTGTTTGTTTGGACTTCTTCTATACTTTTAATTGGATTATTTACATTAGATGACAAAACAGATTCATAGTTATATGTTGCTGTTGCATCTAACTTTGGTCTGGTCAATAAATCTCCTAAACGACTGTTGTCTACCGATTGGGTTAAAACATAGCTCCATGTACTGTCTTTTTCTCCGGTGTAAGTAAATTGTCCCGTAGGAACGTTGGGAACTTCAGAGAAATTCCGCACAAGTCCGCACCATTCTCCACATTTATTAGGTTCATCTATTTTCTTACCCAAAAGAAAATACCAAATTCCCCCGCCAAGTAGTAAGAAAGTCAGGATTCCTAGTAGTAGAATTAAGGGCATTGGTAAACGCTTTTCTATTACTTGAGAGCCTGATGACGATCGCACTGAACTACTGCTACGATCTTCTTTGGGAAGTTGCAGGAGTGCTTGACGAGCCGTTTCAGCATTCTCGAAAGGAGTTTCTAGCCCAATTAGGCGATAAATAAACTGCTTTAAATGACTATCGTTATCTGGCCATTGTTGATTATCTCTAGGGTCAAGAGGCTGGTTGGATGAAAAATTAGTTGTTCGTCCTACCCATAAATAAAAGGCTAGCAATCCTAATGATTCTAAATCTTGCTCAGGTCTGGCGGGCGCGGGTTGAGGAGTAATCGGTGGAATAAATAAGTTTTCCCAGATGGCTAAATCACCAAAATATATAGAGAACTTTTGATTATTTTCTAATTTAATTAAAGTACTATCTAAACTAATGTTGCCGTGAGTTATACCTAGTTGTGTTTGATTTGAGGGAAAACGCAGCTTTTGGGTGTGGAGAAACTGGAGAGTTTGTAAACCTTGATTTAGTACCTCACGGACATCGGCAGATGTCATTGCCCCCTTCTCTATGAGATATTTGCCTAAAGTTTGGGATGACTCTATGCCTTGAATGATAAGATAGCAGCGTTCTCCTTTTTGATCTGCGATCGCTTCTTTCGTTTCCACAAGACGGAAGTTTTGAATTCGACTATCGGCTAAACTTACCCCACCCACCCGCTTGAAAGTCTCTTTGCGCTTTTGAGTCTCGCTTTCATTAAAAGAACGATTGGGTAGGAGGTATTCTTTGATGATGACAGGTTGTTTGTCTTTAAGTTGAATACCTGAGTATAAGCGCCCTAAACCCCGCACACCGATAAAACTAACTATTTGATAAGTTCCCTGATTCCCTTTAATCTCAGCTTCCTGCGGTAAAGTTGCTGGAAAACCGCATTCCAAGCAAAACTTAGCCCCTTTAATTTGCTGCGCCGTTTGGAAGGGGCGATCGCAACTTAAGGGAGAATTGTATGAACAGGGGTATTCTGGATAAAAAGATTCAAATGAAGGCATATAACCAATTCAAAATTCAAAATTCAAAATGCTATCAAGCGTGAACTAATCCTAACTTGAGAGCAGCCACAATAGCTTGAGTCCGGCTAGTAACCTTCAATTTTTCAAAAATACTTGTGAGATGCGCCTTAACAGTAGCAACTGTTACATATAAATGTTTAGCGATTTCTTCATTAGAAGCACCTTGAGCTAACCAGTATAAAACTTCTTGCTCTCTTTCGGTTAAATGCACTTCATGACATGCTTTTAAACAAGAATCTGAGTAAGCCTGAAAAAACCGGAAAAATCGACTAGCAACTTCTGAAGGTAGATAAATTTCCGATCTTATAACAGTGTCAATCGCCTCACACAATTGGGTTGCTAAACGATTTTTAAACACATAACCTGCGGCTCCCGCTTGCATTGCTCTAAAAATCCAGTCGTCTTCTTGATGAGCCGACAATACTAAAACCTTTCCAGTGTAAGCAGTTTCTTTAAGACGTGCTAAAACTGTAATCCCATCGCATCCCTTCAATTGCATATCCAGCAAAATTAAATCTGGACACTTCTGGGTTGTAAACTTTAAAACCTGCTCCACAGAATCTGCATCACCCATAACTTCTACAGGTAACGCAGAATTAATACTATAGAAATTTAGGAGAGTCCGTAACCCTTGCCGGAACCTTTCTTCATCATCTACCAATAAAACCGAAAGCTTCTGATTATCATTAGTCATATTTTTATTACAAATTACGAATTAATTGCCGCTCCTTGGTCGAGGTAATATTACAGAAAACTGCGCTCCATTTTCTGATAAAACTTGCGCCCAAATACTGCCTTGATGATCCAAAATAATTTTCTTAGCAATCGTTAAACCCAGTCCTGTGCCTCCTTTACGCCGGGAATAAAATGGGGTAAATACTTTTTGTAAATCCTCTTGAGATAATCCTGGCCCTTGATCTGAGATTTTAATTAAAACTTCATCTTGAAAAATTTGCCAACTACAGGTAATAGTTCCTGAATTCGGACTGAAATAGACAGCATTACTGAGGATATTGTCGAATACCTGTTTCATTTGTAATCGGTCTATCTTCAGTATTGTTGATGTATCGGGAATCGATATTTTAAGTTTTTTCTGATTAATCAGAGGTTGTAAATTCGTGATACTTTCAACTATCAAACTTCTTAAATCTTGAAGTGTTACCCTTAATTTTGCACTTTGTCCACAATCAATAAGCTCATTTAAATTAATATCTAAATCTTGTATGCTTTCACTGATAATTTTTGCTTGCTCTTGCCAAGGACTATTGTCTAACCCTAAGCATAAGTTATGTGCATACAATCCTATAAGCCCTAGAGAGTGACGCAATTGATGACCGATTCGATGCAGAATATCTTCTAGAAGTTGAATTTCAGTTTTTTGTCTTCGATAGTCTAAGTAAATATATACATACTTACTCAAGACCATAGCAGAGCGTTTTACATATAACTGCAAACTCTCTGACAGAGGTTTATGAGTGATAATTTGAATGTATTCAGGTTTTTGATTTCTATATCCTATGGGGCAAATATAAGAAATGGATGAAAAACCCTGAAGTTTAAATTCATGTAAAGTAAAAACAGGCGGAAAATCTGTCAGCCATGCTTCTGAGCGCAAATAAGCTAAAGTTTTTTGGGTAAAAGGAGCTTGGTCTTGACCATAATTTATAACTTCCTGATGATTTTTCAGTAAGCAATCATGATAGACAATCCGAGCGCAAAAAATTGGATATTGACTAGTTAACTGCTCAGACTCTAGCTGACAATAGCTCTGAATATCTGAGGAATTCAAATAATTCGAGCCATTCTCTAGTTT
This genomic interval from Nostoc sp. KVJ3 contains the following:
- a CDS encoding substrate-binding domain-containing protein; translated protein: MPSFESFYPEYPCSYNSPLSCDRPFQTAQQIKGAKFCLECGFPATLPQEAEIKGNQGTYQIVSFIGVRGLGRLYSGIQLKDKQPVIIKEYLLPNRSFNESETQKRKETFKRVGGVSLADSRIQNFRLVETKEAIADQKGERCYLIIQGIESSQTLGKYLIEKGAMTSADVREVLNQGLQTLQFLHTQKLRFPSNQTQLGITHGNISLDSTLIKLENNQKFSIYFGDLAIWENLFIPPITPQPAPARPEQDLESLGLLAFYLWVGRTTNFSSNQPLDPRDNQQWPDNDSHLKQFIYRLIGLETPFENAETARQALLQLPKEDRSSSSVRSSSGSQVIEKRLPMPLILLLGILTFLLLGGGIWYFLLGKKIDEPNKCGEWCGLVRNFSEVPNVPTGQFTYTGEKDSTWSYVLTQSVDNSRLGDLLTRPKLDATATYNYESVLSSNVNNPIKSIEEVQTNKKDFAITSLVDQITDKLAKKPIAYDGLLVFVAFNKRDSNLANALGGQISLEQLRQIYTGKITNWQQINPKLPNLAVKPFAPTEPEAISKFQEIVLKNAPQDEALFAANVTKLDTTKTQNQIRSETLEGRTTGIISFGIISKTSSQCTGYPLAIADGKKSAIQPLFQRRDRRSINPSDDLCQHDDYYVDVTTFQSYPLGYPIFVVYPKDSSRLPGGSTFAQMLTTRQGQCLLNKVGLVALQPMPDDINSYACKSVP
- a CDS encoding response regulator; the encoded protein is MTNDNQKLSVLLVDDEERFRQGLRTLLNFYSINSALPVEVMGDADSVEQVLKFTTQKCPDLILLDMQLKGCDGITVLARLKETAYTGKVLVLSAHQEDDWIFRAMQAGAAGYVFKNRLATQLCEAIDTVIRSEIYLPSEVASRFFRFFQAYSDSCLKACHEVHLTEREQEVLYWLAQGASNEEIAKHLYVTVATVKAHLTSIFEKLKVTSRTQAIVAALKLGLVHA
- a CDS encoding sensor histidine kinase yields the protein MTLGFSVQKLENGSNYLNSSDIQSYCQLESEQLTSQYPIFCARIVYHDCLLKNHQEVINYGQDQAPFTQKTLAYLRSEAWLTDFPPVFTLHEFKLQGFSSISYICPIGYRNQKPEYIQIITHKPLSESLQLYVKRSAMVLSKYVYIYLDYRRQKTEIQLLEDILHRIGHQLRHSLGLIGLYAHNLCLGLDNSPWQEQAKIISESIQDLDINLNELIDCGQSAKLRVTLQDLRSLIVESITNLQPLINQKKLKISIPDTSTILKIDRLQMKQVFDNILSNAVYFSPNSGTITCSWQIFQDEVLIKISDQGPGLSQEDLQKVFTPFYSRRKGGTGLGLTIAKKIILDHQGSIWAQVLSENGAQFSVILPRPRSGN